From the genome of Bradyrhizobium sp. ORS 278:
CCGCGGCGTTCCGGGCTGAGCGGCCCGCGGCGCGGCACGCTGCGCAAGCGCATCGATCAGGTCGCGGAGCGGCATGTCGCGATAGGCATGGTGTCCGATCTGCACCTCGCGGCTGGATGCCAGGATCATGCGGCGCGGATCCGGCGCGCGGTTCGATAGCGCGAAATTGGTGTCGGACAGGATGACGCCCAGCATCAGCACGAGGTCCGCCTCCTCGACCAGTTGCGTGATCGCGGGATTGCCGGCAGCGCCGAGGTAGGTTCCGGCGACGACATCGTCCGCGTTGTCTAGCAGACCACGCCCCATGAAGGTCGTGACCAGCGGCAGGCCAAGCTTGCGGGCAAGTGCGGCGATCTGGTCCTCGACGCCGTAGCGACGGATCTCAACATCCACGACGATCACGGGACGCTGCGCTTGTGCAATGCGCGCGAGGATCTCGTCGACGCATTCGTCGAGCGCCTCCCGGTTCGCCGTTCGCGGCGGCAGCGGCACCACCGCCTCGACCTCGGCATCGACCATGTCGCGCGGGAATTCCAGATAGACCGGCAGCGACATCTCCCTGGCGCTGCGCAGCACGCGGGCGATCTGGGCAGGTGCCGTCGCGGGATCCGACAGCACGGCCTGGTCGCAGGTGATCTCCTTGAAGACCGCAAGCTGGGTGTCGACGGTGCGGGCCTGATGATGCAGCAGGAAGCCGGAAAGGCGCTCGCGCGCGCCGGGCGCACCGGCGATCACGACAACCGGCGAGCGCTCGGCATAGGCGCCGGCGACCGCGTTGACGACATTGAAGGCACCCGCGCCATAGGTCACGACGGCGACACCGAGCCCGCCATGATAGCGCGCGGCCGCATCCGCCGCGAAGCCGACCGCCGGCTCATGGCTGAGCGTGACGCTCGGCAGGATGTTGCTCTCCTCGATGACCCTGAACAGCGGCAGAACGAAATCGCCGGGGATGCCGAAGATCTCGCGCGCGCCATGATCCTTCAGGGCGACGAGCAGCGCATGAGCAAGAGCGGGCATCAGGAGCCTCCGATACAGCGTGGCTTTCCATCCGGTGCTACACGAGGACGCCGCCACTGCCAATCACGAAGCCGCGTGATCCGAAGCCTTGCCGGCATGCCGCTACACGACCAAGTCCCGTTACGATTAGTTGTGAGAGACCCGGACGACCTGCGCCGACACCGACGCCGGCTCGGCCGCTCGCGGGATCACAGCAGCCACGGCGAACAGAATGACGGCCGCCATCATGATGCCGAGCTTCATGAACACCGTCCTGCGATCCGTGATCGGCAGAAACAGAAAGAACAGCACCACCGCGGCAAGCACCAGACCGAGACACAACAACATGGATCACCTCCTCCGTTGC
Proteins encoded in this window:
- the ipdC gene encoding indolepyruvate/phenylpyruvate decarboxylase translates to MPALAHALLVALKDHGAREIFGIPGDFVLPLFRVIEESNILPSVTLSHEPAVGFAADAAARYHGGLGVAVVTYGAGAFNVVNAVAGAYAERSPVVVIAGAPGARERLSGFLLHHQARTVDTQLAVFKEITCDQAVLSDPATAPAQIARVLRSAREMSLPVYLEFPRDMVDAEVEAVVPLPPRTANREALDECVDEILARIAQAQRPVIVVDVEIRRYGVEDQIAALARKLGLPLVTTFMGRGLLDNADDVVAGTYLGAAGNPAITQLVEEADLVLMLGVILSDTNFALSNRAPDPRRMILASSREVQIGHHAYRDMPLRDLIDALAQRAAPRAAQPGTPRQRSSYPRRLSSDDQPIAPSDIATAINDMFDRHGRMPMTSDIGDCLFTAMEIDNTALAAPGYYAGMGFGVPAGIGVAATGLRPLILVGDGAFQMTGWELGNCRRYGLDPIVVLFNNCSWEMLRVFQPESRFNDLDDWHYADVANAIGGAGERVATRAALVAALERAVQRRGQFSLVEVMLPRGKTSDTLARFVAGFKSARERMAKA